The Osmerus eperlanus chromosome 12, fOsmEpe2.1, whole genome shotgun sequence genome has a segment encoding these proteins:
- the mapta gene encoding microtubule-associated protein tau isoform X4 produces MFIIMFMRHTMKSAMSPLICFSNKLVETGAEFHSGSALTLVGAEAADNSTTEERMGFMSLAASCSLDTGKEEAINSVGVHAWESERSHTLWASEDMSYGSARLRDAPASRSPEWAHAVDSQRAVSLDTSECISVTSDLPGTSLMRSMALEDLTAIGTSTSWTDGERISNEPVDPGSLGACNRVTQQIIPESPDSFSAHSLLCSSLDPGTSLPLAGNSAHLSDRQEPSSLFLKDNNIIGISTVLEVLEVPFTENMLKDKYLALVTSDTKRASHISLADVDDCTKISKIIPHSEASEFQRTSQSSPARKSLVPVAIFKAQAKIDNDSAEKKPCKTPTKARPTSALKRPSPINRTPKTQASTTNGPSSLPTKAISTGTRKSRTPGGTRPQAPGTKIPAKTPAQPAPSAKKPASKNDKDTSGHSSPGTPKSPNSQALPGKPLAVPANQVKKVAVVRSTPKSPGSLKNRPPAPLAAAAPMPDLKNIRSKIGSTDNMKHQPGGGRVQILDRKVDVSNVQARCGSKDNMRHTPGGGRVQILEKKLDLSNVQSRCGSKDNMKHVPGGGNVQIVHKKIDLGTVQSKCGSKDNIRHKPGGGNIEIKSEKLDFKVQSKIGSLDNIGHVAGGGQRRIENHKLTFRETAKARTDHGAEIVSLEDSPNQLSTMSSSGSINMADSPQLSTLADQVSASLAKQGL; encoded by the exons atgtttattatAATGTTTATGAGGCACACTATGAAATCCGCCATGTCACCATTAATCTGCTTTTCAAACAAATTAGTTGAGACTGGTGCAGAATTCCATAGTGGGTCGGCATTGACCTTGGTTGGAGCAGAGGCTGCTGACAACAGTACAACTGAGGAGAGAATGGGCTTCATGAGCTTGGCAGCTTCCTGTTCCCTGGACACTGGGAAGGAAGAAGCTATAAATTCAGTTGGGGTACATGCCTGGGAGTCTGAAAGGAGTCACACTTTGTGGGCCTCAGAAGACATGAGCTATGGATCAGCAAGGTTACGTGACGCCCCAGCCTCAAGGAGTCCAGAGTGGGCCCATGCAGTAGACTCTCAAAGAGCGGTCAGTCTCGATACATCCGAGTGTATATCTGTAACAAGTGACCTGCCAGGAACATCTTTAATGCGCAGCATGGCCTTGGAAGATCTCACGGCCATAGGAACAAGCACCTCATGGACGGATGGAGAAAGGATCTCAAATGAGCCTGTGGATCCTGGGTCTCTTGGTGCCTGCAACAGGGTTACACAGCAGATCATTCCAGAAAGTCCAGATTCCTTCAGTGCTCATAGTCTGTTATGTTCCAGCTTGGATCCTGGGACATCTCTACCATTAGCAGGAAACAGTGCACATCTTTCAGATCGACAAGAACCCAGTTCACTTTTTTTGAAAGACAACAATATAATTGGCATTAGCACGGTGCTTGAGGTGCTTGAAGTGCCCTTCACTGAGAACATGTTGAAGGACAAATATTTGGCATTAGTAACATCTGACACCAAAAGAGCTAGCCATATTTCCCTGGCTGATGTGGATGATTGTACTAAGATCAGTAAAATCATACCACACTCAGAGGCTTCTGAATTCCAGAGAACTTCCCAAAGTTCTCCTGCAAGAAAATCATTGGTTCCAGTTGCTATATTCAAAG CACAAGCAAAGATTGATAATGACAGTGCCGAAAAGAAG CCATGCAAAACTCCTACCAAAGCTAGACCCACCTCTGCCCTTAAAAGACCTTCCCCAATCAACAGAACCCCCAAAACACAGGCCTCCACCACAAATGGGCCTAGCTCATTACCCACTAAAGCCATCAGTACGGGAACCAGGAAGTCCCGA ACTCCAGGGGGTACTAGGCCTCAGGCCCCTGGAACAAAAATTCCTGCCAAAACCCCAGCTCAGCCAG CACCAAGCGCTAAGAAGCCAGCGTCCAAAAATGATAAAG ACACCAGTGGACACAGCAGCCCTGGTACTCCAAAGTCCCCCAACAGCCAAGCTCTTCCTGGAAAGCCGTTGGCTGTGCCAGCCAATCAAGTGAAGAAAGTGGCTGTGGTGCGTTCGACACCTAAGTCCCCTGGCTCTCTCAAGAACCGCCCTCCCGCTCCCCTGGCGGCTGCAGCCCCCATGCCAGACCTGAAGAACATCAGGTCAAAGATTGGCTCCACGGACAACATGAAACACCAGCCTGGTGGCGGCAGA GTTCAAATACTCGATAGGAAGGTGGACGTGAGCAACGTTCAGGCTCGTTGTGGCTCCAAAGACAACATGAGGCACACtcctggagggggcagg GTACAAATACTTGAAAAGAAGTTGGACTTAAGTAATGTCCAGTCTCGGTGTGGCTCCAAAGATAATATGAAACATGTACCCGGAGGTGGCAAT GTTCAAATTGTTCACAAGAAAATCGATTTGGGCACTGTTCAATCTAAATGTGGTTCTAAAGACAACATCCGCCACAAGCCAG GTGGCGGAAATATTGAGATCAAGTCTGAGAAATTGGACTTCAAGGTCCAATCAAAGATCGGCTCTCTTGACAACATTGGGCATGTGGCTGGGGGCGGACAGAGGAGG ATTGAGAACCACAAACTGACGTTCCGTGAGACAGCCAAGGCCCGCACTGACCACGGCGCAGAGATTGTTTCCTTGGAAGACTCACCCAACCAACTCAGCACCATGTCCTCCTCTGGCAGTATCAATATGGCGGATTCACCACAACTGTCCACGCTGGCTGACCAGGTGTCTGCCTCTCTGGCCAAGCAAGGCCTGTGA
- the mapta gene encoding microtubule-associated protein tau isoform X1 → MFIIMFMRHTMKSAMSPLICFSNKLVETGAEFHSGSALTLVGAEAADNSTTEERMGFMSLAASCSLDTGKEEAINSVGVHAWESERSHTLWASEDMSYGSARLRDAPASRSPEWAHAVDSQRAVSLDTSECISVTSDLPGTSLMRSMALEDLTAIGTSTSWTDGERISNEPVDPGSLGACNRVTQQIIPESPDSFSAHSLLCSSLDPGTSLPLAGNSAHLSDRQEPSSLFLKDNNIIGISTVLEVLEVPFTENMLKDKYLALVTSDTKRASHISLADVDDCTKISKIIPHSEASEFQRTSQSSPARKSLVPVAIFKAQAKIDNDSAEKKPCKTPTKARPTSALKRPSPINRTPKTQASTTNGPSSLPTKAISTGTRKSRTPGGTRPQAPGTKIPAKTPAQPAPSAKKPASKNDKDTSGHSSPGTPKSPNSQALPGKPLAVPANQVKKVAVVRSTPKSPGSLKNRPPAPLAAAAPMPDLKNIRSKIGSTDNMKHQPGGGRVQILEQKIDLSNVQSKCGSKDNMKHVPGGGNVQILDRKVDVSNVQARCGSKDNMRHTPGGGRVQILEKKLDLSNVQSRCGSKDNMKHVPGGGNVQIVHKKIDLGTVQSKCGSKDNIRHKPGGGNIEIKSEKLDFKVQSKIGSLDNIGHVAGGGQRRIENHKLTFRETAKARTDHGAEIVSLEDSPNQLSTMSSSGSINMADSPQLSTLADQVSASLAKQGL, encoded by the exons atgtttattatAATGTTTATGAGGCACACTATGAAATCCGCCATGTCACCATTAATCTGCTTTTCAAACAAATTAGTTGAGACTGGTGCAGAATTCCATAGTGGGTCGGCATTGACCTTGGTTGGAGCAGAGGCTGCTGACAACAGTACAACTGAGGAGAGAATGGGCTTCATGAGCTTGGCAGCTTCCTGTTCCCTGGACACTGGGAAGGAAGAAGCTATAAATTCAGTTGGGGTACATGCCTGGGAGTCTGAAAGGAGTCACACTTTGTGGGCCTCAGAAGACATGAGCTATGGATCAGCAAGGTTACGTGACGCCCCAGCCTCAAGGAGTCCAGAGTGGGCCCATGCAGTAGACTCTCAAAGAGCGGTCAGTCTCGATACATCCGAGTGTATATCTGTAACAAGTGACCTGCCAGGAACATCTTTAATGCGCAGCATGGCCTTGGAAGATCTCACGGCCATAGGAACAAGCACCTCATGGACGGATGGAGAAAGGATCTCAAATGAGCCTGTGGATCCTGGGTCTCTTGGTGCCTGCAACAGGGTTACACAGCAGATCATTCCAGAAAGTCCAGATTCCTTCAGTGCTCATAGTCTGTTATGTTCCAGCTTGGATCCTGGGACATCTCTACCATTAGCAGGAAACAGTGCACATCTTTCAGATCGACAAGAACCCAGTTCACTTTTTTTGAAAGACAACAATATAATTGGCATTAGCACGGTGCTTGAGGTGCTTGAAGTGCCCTTCACTGAGAACATGTTGAAGGACAAATATTTGGCATTAGTAACATCTGACACCAAAAGAGCTAGCCATATTTCCCTGGCTGATGTGGATGATTGTACTAAGATCAGTAAAATCATACCACACTCAGAGGCTTCTGAATTCCAGAGAACTTCCCAAAGTTCTCCTGCAAGAAAATCATTGGTTCCAGTTGCTATATTCAAAG CACAAGCAAAGATTGATAATGACAGTGCCGAAAAGAAG CCATGCAAAACTCCTACCAAAGCTAGACCCACCTCTGCCCTTAAAAGACCTTCCCCAATCAACAGAACCCCCAAAACACAGGCCTCCACCACAAATGGGCCTAGCTCATTACCCACTAAAGCCATCAGTACGGGAACCAGGAAGTCCCGA ACTCCAGGGGGTACTAGGCCTCAGGCCCCTGGAACAAAAATTCCTGCCAAAACCCCAGCTCAGCCAG CACCAAGCGCTAAGAAGCCAGCGTCCAAAAATGATAAAG ACACCAGTGGACACAGCAGCCCTGGTACTCCAAAGTCCCCCAACAGCCAAGCTCTTCCTGGAAAGCCGTTGGCTGTGCCAGCCAATCAAGTGAAGAAAGTGGCTGTGGTGCGTTCGACACCTAAGTCCCCTGGCTCTCTCAAGAACCGCCCTCCCGCTCCCCTGGCGGCTGCAGCCCCCATGCCAGACCTGAAGAACATCAGGTCAAAGATTGGCTCCACGGACAACATGAAACACCAGCCTGGTGGCGGCAGA GTACAAATACTTGAGCAGAAGATCGACTTAAGTAATGTCCAGTCTAAGTGCGGCTCCAAAGACAATATGAAACATGTACCCGGAGGTGGCAAT GTTCAAATACTCGATAGGAAGGTGGACGTGAGCAACGTTCAGGCTCGTTGTGGCTCCAAAGACAACATGAGGCACACtcctggagggggcagg GTACAAATACTTGAAAAGAAGTTGGACTTAAGTAATGTCCAGTCTCGGTGTGGCTCCAAAGATAATATGAAACATGTACCCGGAGGTGGCAAT GTTCAAATTGTTCACAAGAAAATCGATTTGGGCACTGTTCAATCTAAATGTGGTTCTAAAGACAACATCCGCCACAAGCCAG GTGGCGGAAATATTGAGATCAAGTCTGAGAAATTGGACTTCAAGGTCCAATCAAAGATCGGCTCTCTTGACAACATTGGGCATGTGGCTGGGGGCGGACAGAGGAGG ATTGAGAACCACAAACTGACGTTCCGTGAGACAGCCAAGGCCCGCACTGACCACGGCGCAGAGATTGTTTCCTTGGAAGACTCACCCAACCAACTCAGCACCATGTCCTCCTCTGGCAGTATCAATATGGCGGATTCACCACAACTGTCCACGCTGGCTGACCAGGTGTCTGCCTCTCTGGCCAAGCAAGGCCTGTGA
- the mapta gene encoding microtubule-associated protein 2 isoform X7 — protein sequence MFIIMFMRHTMKSAMSPLICFSNKLVETGAEFHSGSALTLVGAEAADNSTTEERMGFMSLAASCSLDTGKEEAINSVGVHAWESERSHTLWASEDMSYGSARLRDAPASRSPEWAHAVDSQRAVSLDTSECISVTSDLPGTSLMRSMALEDLTAIGTSTSWTDGERISNEPVDPGSLGACNRVTQQIIPESPDSFSAHSLLCSSLDPGTSLPLAGNSAHLSDRQEPSSLFLKDNNIIGISTVLEVLEVPFTENMLKDKYLALVTSDTKRASHISLADVDDCTKISKIIPHSEASEFQRTSQSSPARKSLVPVAIFKAQAKIDNDSAEKKTPGGTRPQAPGTKIPAKTPAQPAPSAKKPASKNDKDTSGHSSPGTPKSPNSQALPGKPLAVPANQVKKVAVVRSTPKSPGSLKNRPPAPLAAAAPMPDLKNIRSKIGSTDNMKHQPGGGRVQILEQKIDLSNVQSKCGSKDNMKHVPGGGNVQILDRKVDVSNVQARCGSKDNMRHTPGGGRVQILEKKLDLSNVQSRCGSKDNMKHVPGGGNVQIVHKKIDLGTVQSKCGSKDNIRHKPGGGNIEIKSEKLDFKVQSKIGSLDNIGHVAGGGQRRIENHKLTFRETAKARTDHGAEIVSLEDSPNQLSTMSSSGSINMADSPQLSTLADQVSASLAKQGL from the exons atgtttattatAATGTTTATGAGGCACACTATGAAATCCGCCATGTCACCATTAATCTGCTTTTCAAACAAATTAGTTGAGACTGGTGCAGAATTCCATAGTGGGTCGGCATTGACCTTGGTTGGAGCAGAGGCTGCTGACAACAGTACAACTGAGGAGAGAATGGGCTTCATGAGCTTGGCAGCTTCCTGTTCCCTGGACACTGGGAAGGAAGAAGCTATAAATTCAGTTGGGGTACATGCCTGGGAGTCTGAAAGGAGTCACACTTTGTGGGCCTCAGAAGACATGAGCTATGGATCAGCAAGGTTACGTGACGCCCCAGCCTCAAGGAGTCCAGAGTGGGCCCATGCAGTAGACTCTCAAAGAGCGGTCAGTCTCGATACATCCGAGTGTATATCTGTAACAAGTGACCTGCCAGGAACATCTTTAATGCGCAGCATGGCCTTGGAAGATCTCACGGCCATAGGAACAAGCACCTCATGGACGGATGGAGAAAGGATCTCAAATGAGCCTGTGGATCCTGGGTCTCTTGGTGCCTGCAACAGGGTTACACAGCAGATCATTCCAGAAAGTCCAGATTCCTTCAGTGCTCATAGTCTGTTATGTTCCAGCTTGGATCCTGGGACATCTCTACCATTAGCAGGAAACAGTGCACATCTTTCAGATCGACAAGAACCCAGTTCACTTTTTTTGAAAGACAACAATATAATTGGCATTAGCACGGTGCTTGAGGTGCTTGAAGTGCCCTTCACTGAGAACATGTTGAAGGACAAATATTTGGCATTAGTAACATCTGACACCAAAAGAGCTAGCCATATTTCCCTGGCTGATGTGGATGATTGTACTAAGATCAGTAAAATCATACCACACTCAGAGGCTTCTGAATTCCAGAGAACTTCCCAAAGTTCTCCTGCAAGAAAATCATTGGTTCCAGTTGCTATATTCAAAG CACAAGCAAAGATTGATAATGACAGTGCCGAAAAGAAG ACTCCAGGGGGTACTAGGCCTCAGGCCCCTGGAACAAAAATTCCTGCCAAAACCCCAGCTCAGCCAG CACCAAGCGCTAAGAAGCCAGCGTCCAAAAATGATAAAG ACACCAGTGGACACAGCAGCCCTGGTACTCCAAAGTCCCCCAACAGCCAAGCTCTTCCTGGAAAGCCGTTGGCTGTGCCAGCCAATCAAGTGAAGAAAGTGGCTGTGGTGCGTTCGACACCTAAGTCCCCTGGCTCTCTCAAGAACCGCCCTCCCGCTCCCCTGGCGGCTGCAGCCCCCATGCCAGACCTGAAGAACATCAGGTCAAAGATTGGCTCCACGGACAACATGAAACACCAGCCTGGTGGCGGCAGA GTACAAATACTTGAGCAGAAGATCGACTTAAGTAATGTCCAGTCTAAGTGCGGCTCCAAAGACAATATGAAACATGTACCCGGAGGTGGCAAT GTTCAAATACTCGATAGGAAGGTGGACGTGAGCAACGTTCAGGCTCGTTGTGGCTCCAAAGACAACATGAGGCACACtcctggagggggcagg GTACAAATACTTGAAAAGAAGTTGGACTTAAGTAATGTCCAGTCTCGGTGTGGCTCCAAAGATAATATGAAACATGTACCCGGAGGTGGCAAT GTTCAAATTGTTCACAAGAAAATCGATTTGGGCACTGTTCAATCTAAATGTGGTTCTAAAGACAACATCCGCCACAAGCCAG GTGGCGGAAATATTGAGATCAAGTCTGAGAAATTGGACTTCAAGGTCCAATCAAAGATCGGCTCTCTTGACAACATTGGGCATGTGGCTGGGGGCGGACAGAGGAGG ATTGAGAACCACAAACTGACGTTCCGTGAGACAGCCAAGGCCCGCACTGACCACGGCGCAGAGATTGTTTCCTTGGAAGACTCACCCAACCAACTCAGCACCATGTCCTCCTCTGGCAGTATCAATATGGCGGATTCACCACAACTGTCCACGCTGGCTGACCAGGTGTCTGCCTCTCTGGCCAAGCAAGGCCTGTGA
- the mapta gene encoding microtubule-associated protein 4 isoform X2, protein MFIIMFMRHTMKSAMSPLICFSNKLVETGAEFHSGSALTLVGAEAADNSTTEERMGFMSLAASCSLDTGKEEAINSVGVHAWESERSHTLWASEDMSYGSARLRDAPASRSPEWAHAVDSQRAVSLDTSECISVTSDLPGTSLMRSMALEDLTAIGTSTSWTDGERISNEPVDPGSLGACNRVTQQIIPESPDSFSAHSLLCSSLDPGTSLPLAGNSAHLSDRQEPSSLFLKDNNIIGISTVLEVLEVPFTENMLKDKYLALVTSDTKRASHISLADVDDCTKISKIIPHSEASEFQRTSQSSPARKSLVPVAIFKAQAKIDNDSAEKKPCKTPTKARPTSALKRPSPINRTPKTQASTTNGPSSLPTKAISTGTRKSRTPGGTRPQAPGTKIPAKTPAQPAPSAKKPASKNDKDTSGHSSPGTPKSPNSQALPGKPLAVPANQVKKVAVVRSTPKSPGSLKNRPPAPLAAAAPMPDLKNIRSKIGSTDNMKHQPGGGRVQILEQKIDLSNVQSKCGSKDNMKHVPGGGNVQILDRKVDVSNVQARCGSKDNMRHTPGGGRVQILEKKLDLSNVQSRCGSKDNMKHVPGGGNVQIVHKKIDLGTVQSKCGSKDNIRHKPGGGNIEIKSEKLDFKVQSKIGSLDNIGHVAGGGQRRREKGKEAEGGSNDSPTNGDMFGLSPADTPPQSPQPLPSAPITPVLMNPLIKIEDSY, encoded by the exons atgtttattatAATGTTTATGAGGCACACTATGAAATCCGCCATGTCACCATTAATCTGCTTTTCAAACAAATTAGTTGAGACTGGTGCAGAATTCCATAGTGGGTCGGCATTGACCTTGGTTGGAGCAGAGGCTGCTGACAACAGTACAACTGAGGAGAGAATGGGCTTCATGAGCTTGGCAGCTTCCTGTTCCCTGGACACTGGGAAGGAAGAAGCTATAAATTCAGTTGGGGTACATGCCTGGGAGTCTGAAAGGAGTCACACTTTGTGGGCCTCAGAAGACATGAGCTATGGATCAGCAAGGTTACGTGACGCCCCAGCCTCAAGGAGTCCAGAGTGGGCCCATGCAGTAGACTCTCAAAGAGCGGTCAGTCTCGATACATCCGAGTGTATATCTGTAACAAGTGACCTGCCAGGAACATCTTTAATGCGCAGCATGGCCTTGGAAGATCTCACGGCCATAGGAACAAGCACCTCATGGACGGATGGAGAAAGGATCTCAAATGAGCCTGTGGATCCTGGGTCTCTTGGTGCCTGCAACAGGGTTACACAGCAGATCATTCCAGAAAGTCCAGATTCCTTCAGTGCTCATAGTCTGTTATGTTCCAGCTTGGATCCTGGGACATCTCTACCATTAGCAGGAAACAGTGCACATCTTTCAGATCGACAAGAACCCAGTTCACTTTTTTTGAAAGACAACAATATAATTGGCATTAGCACGGTGCTTGAGGTGCTTGAAGTGCCCTTCACTGAGAACATGTTGAAGGACAAATATTTGGCATTAGTAACATCTGACACCAAAAGAGCTAGCCATATTTCCCTGGCTGATGTGGATGATTGTACTAAGATCAGTAAAATCATACCACACTCAGAGGCTTCTGAATTCCAGAGAACTTCCCAAAGTTCTCCTGCAAGAAAATCATTGGTTCCAGTTGCTATATTCAAAG CACAAGCAAAGATTGATAATGACAGTGCCGAAAAGAAG CCATGCAAAACTCCTACCAAAGCTAGACCCACCTCTGCCCTTAAAAGACCTTCCCCAATCAACAGAACCCCCAAAACACAGGCCTCCACCACAAATGGGCCTAGCTCATTACCCACTAAAGCCATCAGTACGGGAACCAGGAAGTCCCGA ACTCCAGGGGGTACTAGGCCTCAGGCCCCTGGAACAAAAATTCCTGCCAAAACCCCAGCTCAGCCAG CACCAAGCGCTAAGAAGCCAGCGTCCAAAAATGATAAAG ACACCAGTGGACACAGCAGCCCTGGTACTCCAAAGTCCCCCAACAGCCAAGCTCTTCCTGGAAAGCCGTTGGCTGTGCCAGCCAATCAAGTGAAGAAAGTGGCTGTGGTGCGTTCGACACCTAAGTCCCCTGGCTCTCTCAAGAACCGCCCTCCCGCTCCCCTGGCGGCTGCAGCCCCCATGCCAGACCTGAAGAACATCAGGTCAAAGATTGGCTCCACGGACAACATGAAACACCAGCCTGGTGGCGGCAGA GTACAAATACTTGAGCAGAAGATCGACTTAAGTAATGTCCAGTCTAAGTGCGGCTCCAAAGACAATATGAAACATGTACCCGGAGGTGGCAAT GTTCAAATACTCGATAGGAAGGTGGACGTGAGCAACGTTCAGGCTCGTTGTGGCTCCAAAGACAACATGAGGCACACtcctggagggggcagg GTACAAATACTTGAAAAGAAGTTGGACTTAAGTAATGTCCAGTCTCGGTGTGGCTCCAAAGATAATATGAAACATGTACCCGGAGGTGGCAAT GTTCAAATTGTTCACAAGAAAATCGATTTGGGCACTGTTCAATCTAAATGTGGTTCTAAAGACAACATCCGCCACAAGCCAG GTGGCGGAAATATTGAGATCAAGTCTGAGAAATTGGACTTCAAGGTCCAATCAAAGATCGGCTCTCTTGACAACATTGGGCATGTGGCTGGGGGCGGACAGAGGAGG agagagaaagggaaggaagcAGAAGGGGGTTCCAACGACAGCCCCACAAATGGGGACATGTTCGGCCTCTCCCCTGCAGACACCCCCCCTCAGTCACCTCAGCCCCTTCCCTCTGCACCCATCACACCTGTCCTGATGAACCCTCTCATAAAGATTGAGGACTCCT ATTGA
- the mapta gene encoding microtubule-associated protein tau isoform X3: protein MFIIMFMRHTMKSAMSPLICFSNKLVETGAEFHSGSALTLVGAEAADNSTTEERMGFMSLAASCSLDTGKEEAINSVGVHAWESERSHTLWASEDMSYGSARLRDAPASRSPEWAHAVDSQRAVSLDTSECISVTSDLPGTSLMRSMALEDLTAIGTSTSWTDGERISNEPVDPGSLGACNRVTQQIIPESPDSFSAHSLLCSSLDPGTSLPLAGNSAHLSDRQEPSSLFLKDNNIIGISTVLEVLEVPFTENMLKDKYLALVTSDTKRASHISLADVDDCTKISKIIPHSEASEFQRTSQSSPARKSLVPVAIFKAQAKIDNDSAEKKPCKTPTKARPTSALKRPSPINRTPKTQASTTNGPSSLPTKAISTGTRKSRTPGGTRPQAPGTKIPAKTPAQPDTSGHSSPGTPKSPNSQALPGKPLAVPANQVKKVAVVRSTPKSPGSLKNRPPAPLAAAAPMPDLKNIRSKIGSTDNMKHQPGGGRVQILEQKIDLSNVQSKCGSKDNMKHVPGGGNVQILDRKVDVSNVQARCGSKDNMRHTPGGGRVQILEKKLDLSNVQSRCGSKDNMKHVPGGGNVQIVHKKIDLGTVQSKCGSKDNIRHKPGGGNIEIKSEKLDFKVQSKIGSLDNIGHVAGGGQRRIENHKLTFRETAKARTDHGAEIVSLEDSPNQLSTMSSSGSINMADSPQLSTLADQVSASLAKQGL, encoded by the exons atgtttattatAATGTTTATGAGGCACACTATGAAATCCGCCATGTCACCATTAATCTGCTTTTCAAACAAATTAGTTGAGACTGGTGCAGAATTCCATAGTGGGTCGGCATTGACCTTGGTTGGAGCAGAGGCTGCTGACAACAGTACAACTGAGGAGAGAATGGGCTTCATGAGCTTGGCAGCTTCCTGTTCCCTGGACACTGGGAAGGAAGAAGCTATAAATTCAGTTGGGGTACATGCCTGGGAGTCTGAAAGGAGTCACACTTTGTGGGCCTCAGAAGACATGAGCTATGGATCAGCAAGGTTACGTGACGCCCCAGCCTCAAGGAGTCCAGAGTGGGCCCATGCAGTAGACTCTCAAAGAGCGGTCAGTCTCGATACATCCGAGTGTATATCTGTAACAAGTGACCTGCCAGGAACATCTTTAATGCGCAGCATGGCCTTGGAAGATCTCACGGCCATAGGAACAAGCACCTCATGGACGGATGGAGAAAGGATCTCAAATGAGCCTGTGGATCCTGGGTCTCTTGGTGCCTGCAACAGGGTTACACAGCAGATCATTCCAGAAAGTCCAGATTCCTTCAGTGCTCATAGTCTGTTATGTTCCAGCTTGGATCCTGGGACATCTCTACCATTAGCAGGAAACAGTGCACATCTTTCAGATCGACAAGAACCCAGTTCACTTTTTTTGAAAGACAACAATATAATTGGCATTAGCACGGTGCTTGAGGTGCTTGAAGTGCCCTTCACTGAGAACATGTTGAAGGACAAATATTTGGCATTAGTAACATCTGACACCAAAAGAGCTAGCCATATTTCCCTGGCTGATGTGGATGATTGTACTAAGATCAGTAAAATCATACCACACTCAGAGGCTTCTGAATTCCAGAGAACTTCCCAAAGTTCTCCTGCAAGAAAATCATTGGTTCCAGTTGCTATATTCAAAG CACAAGCAAAGATTGATAATGACAGTGCCGAAAAGAAG CCATGCAAAACTCCTACCAAAGCTAGACCCACCTCTGCCCTTAAAAGACCTTCCCCAATCAACAGAACCCCCAAAACACAGGCCTCCACCACAAATGGGCCTAGCTCATTACCCACTAAAGCCATCAGTACGGGAACCAGGAAGTCCCGA ACTCCAGGGGGTACTAGGCCTCAGGCCCCTGGAACAAAAATTCCTGCCAAAACCCCAGCTCAGCCAG ACACCAGTGGACACAGCAGCCCTGGTACTCCAAAGTCCCCCAACAGCCAAGCTCTTCCTGGAAAGCCGTTGGCTGTGCCAGCCAATCAAGTGAAGAAAGTGGCTGTGGTGCGTTCGACACCTAAGTCCCCTGGCTCTCTCAAGAACCGCCCTCCCGCTCCCCTGGCGGCTGCAGCCCCCATGCCAGACCTGAAGAACATCAGGTCAAAGATTGGCTCCACGGACAACATGAAACACCAGCCTGGTGGCGGCAGA GTACAAATACTTGAGCAGAAGATCGACTTAAGTAATGTCCAGTCTAAGTGCGGCTCCAAAGACAATATGAAACATGTACCCGGAGGTGGCAAT GTTCAAATACTCGATAGGAAGGTGGACGTGAGCAACGTTCAGGCTCGTTGTGGCTCCAAAGACAACATGAGGCACACtcctggagggggcagg GTACAAATACTTGAAAAGAAGTTGGACTTAAGTAATGTCCAGTCTCGGTGTGGCTCCAAAGATAATATGAAACATGTACCCGGAGGTGGCAAT GTTCAAATTGTTCACAAGAAAATCGATTTGGGCACTGTTCAATCTAAATGTGGTTCTAAAGACAACATCCGCCACAAGCCAG GTGGCGGAAATATTGAGATCAAGTCTGAGAAATTGGACTTCAAGGTCCAATCAAAGATCGGCTCTCTTGACAACATTGGGCATGTGGCTGGGGGCGGACAGAGGAGG ATTGAGAACCACAAACTGACGTTCCGTGAGACAGCCAAGGCCCGCACTGACCACGGCGCAGAGATTGTTTCCTTGGAAGACTCACCCAACCAACTCAGCACCATGTCCTCCTCTGGCAGTATCAATATGGCGGATTCACCACAACTGTCCACGCTGGCTGACCAGGTGTCTGCCTCTCTGGCCAAGCAAGGCCTGTGA